The proteins below come from a single Phocoena sinus isolate mPhoSin1 chromosome 2, mPhoSin1.pri, whole genome shotgun sequence genomic window:
- the ARL5B gene encoding ADP-ribosylation factor-like protein 5B isoform X1, whose protein sequence is MMGLIFAKLWSLFCNQEHKVIIVGLDNAGKTTILYQFLMNEVVHTSPTIGSNVEEIVVKNTHFLMWDIGGQESLRSSWNTYYSNTEFIILVVDSIDRERLAITKEELYRMLAHEDLRKAAVLIFANKQDMKGCMTAAEISKYLTLSSIKDHPWHIQSCCALTGEGLCQGLEWMTSRIGVR, encoded by the exons AACACAAAGTAATTATAGTGGGACTGGATAACGCAGGGAAAACCACCATTCTTTATCAATT CTTAATGAATGAAGTGGTTCATACATCTCCAACCATAGGAAGCAATGTTGAAGAAATAGTTGTGAAGAACACTCATTTTCTTATGTGGGATATTGGTGGTCAAGAGTCACTGCGATCATCCTGGAACACGTATTACTCAAACACAGAG TTCATCATTCTTGTGGTTGACAGCATTGACAGGGAACGACTAGCTATTACGAAAGAAGAATTATATAGAATGTTGGCTCACGAG GATTTACGGAAAGCTGCAGTCCTTATCTTCGCCAATAAACAGGATATGAAAGGGTGTATGACAGCAGCTGAAATCTCTAAATACCTCACCCTCAGTTCAATTAAGGATCATCCATGGCACATTCAGTCCTGCTGTGCTTTAACAGGAGAAGG GTTATGCCAAGGTCTAGAGTGGATGACCTCCCGGATTGGTGTGAGATAA